The Archangium primigenium genomic interval GCCCTGGCGACGCCCGTGTGGGCGGCGTCGGGACTGGACGCGCCGCGCCAGGAGGCCCAGCGCGCGCGGGGCCGGGTGCGCGAGCTGCGCGAGAATCAGCAGCGGCTGCGCCTGGAGCTCAACACCCTGGCGGCCCACATCGAGCGGCTCAAGGCGGAGCAGAAGGGCCGGCTGGTGGCCACGCCCGAGCTCCAGGACGCCCTGCGGCGCTCGCAGGAGCTGTCCGGCCAGCTCACCGGACTGGCCCAGTCGCTCGCCGGCGCCGAGTCCGAGGCGGAGCGCGGCAACCTGGCGCTGTACACGGTGCTCTCGCAGGAGCTCGTCCGGGTGCGCGCCGCCTGGGAGGCCACGCGCGAGCGCCACGCCCGCGCGGAGCTCGTCGCCCGGATGCGCGAGCTGCGCGCCGAGCGCGACACGCTGCGCGCCTCGCTGCCCGCCTCCCAGGAGCTGAGCCCGCCCTCGCTGGCCACGAGCGACGACTCGGAGGATCTGCTGGAGCAGGTGGATGCGCTGCGCGACTCGGAGGACAAGGTGCGCGAGCGGCTCAAGCTGCTGCGGGCCCGGCTCACCGAGGTGCGCGAGGAGCGGGAGCTGGACCGGCGCATGAGCGACTTCCTCGGCGAGGAGTCCATGTTCGACGAGCAGGACCGGCGCCTGAGCCTGCGCCTGGACAGCACCGGGAAGATGTCGGTGAACGCGACCCCGCGCACCGGGGGCAACCTCCTGAGCACCGGAGGGACCGCGGACGCCGTCCAGAGCGCTCCCGAGCGGGACCCCACCCCCGCCACGCCCACCCCCCCGCCCACCTCGGAGCCGGGCATGGACACCCCGCCGAACGTGGGCGGCGCGCCGAGAGGCGGCGACGCGGCCGGGACGTCCCAGCCCCCGGTGACCGCCACCCAGGCCGCCGACAGCCGACCGCAGGTGGGCACCGTGCGCGCGCAGACGCTGGCCAGTGACGTGCCGGATGACGTGCGCGCCCTGGAGCGGGAGACGGCGCGGCTCGAGGCGCTCGCGCGCGAGCTGGACACGCGCGCCCGCTCCCTGGAGCGCCGGGCCCGCGAGCTGCGCTAGTTCGTGAATGAACGTCTCGCGGCGCGTCCTGGCGGATTTCGCCGTCCGTCCGTCCTCGAAGCCGGATAGACTTCGACGTCGCTCGGATCGAACGGACGGCCCGGGCGACGCACGCCCGAGCGGGCGGGAAAAAGGATCAGCAACATGGCCAGTGGAACGGTGAAGTGGTTCAACGACGCGAAGGGCTTTGGCTTCATCACCCAGGACAGCGGGGGACCCGACGTGTTCTGTCACCACACCGCGATCCAGTCCGATGGCTTCCGCACCCTCGCCGAGGGGCAGAAGGTGGAGTTCGAGGTGAAGAAGGGCCCCAAGGGCCTGCAGGCCGAGAACGTCCGCCCGGTCTAGACCGCGCCGGTCATAGCCGCGCCTGCACGTCCAGGGTCACCGTGGCCTGCAGGCGCACATCCCGGGGTGGCATCCGGCCCTTGCCGCGCACGGACAGGCTCATGGACGGCGCGGAGAGGAAGGGTTGCAGGTCCACGTCCGTGAGCTCCAGGGACAGCACCGGGTTGGGTGCGCTGAGCCGCAGCGCCGCGATGTTCTGCCGGCTCGCCACCAAAACCACCTGATCGCCCGTCCGGGCGTAGCACTCCAGGGTGTCGAGGAAGGCGAAGTCCTGGTCCGCGGGAGCCAGCACCTTGAGCTGGAAGGACCTGAGCTTCGCGCTCGCGACCTGGTCCTTGGTGATGCCCTGGTTCTGGAAGTCCTGATTCAGGTTGAAGTCCAGGCCGGTGAAGCTGGCGATGGCCGGGAAGGCGTCGAGCGGCGGCACGGGCTCGCCCAGGGGCGCGGCGGGCACGGTCGTCTCCCCCTTCACCTCCGCGACGAAAGTGGGGGAGCCGCAGGCCACGAGCGCGAGCACGGCACACACGGGGAGCACGGAAAGAGGGCGCATGCCGGGAATCTAACGGCGGGGCGGGGATGCCGTCACCGCCGGGCCCGGGGCGAGCCGCGCGCGCCACGGGCCCTCTCGCGCAGGGGACGGGGCCAAGGGACCCGGAGTATGGTGCGCCCCGCTTGAAACGGCTCCTCGTCGCGCTGCTGGTGTGGCTCGGGATGCATGCCGGTGGCGCGGAGGCCGCCGACATGGACGGACGCCTGCGCGTGACGGGTCGGCTGCTGCGCGACGGCAATGCCCCCCGGGACTTCACCCTGAGCGCCAGCGGGCGCGGCGACACCTCGGACTGGGTGCTGGGCCTGCTCGCCTCGGCCGAGGGCCGCTACACCGCCGAGCGCTGGCAGCTCGTGGGGCGATATGACGGGGGCGGCCGGGCCTACCTGGACTTCAGCCAGGAGAACACCTGGGTGCAGGCCGCCGCCGTGGAGGGCTCGCACGCCCTGGGCCCGAGCCTGGGCGCGGGCCTGGAGGGCCGCGTCAAGGACCGCCGGGGCGGCGCGCGCGCGTACTCGGACCTGGCGGGCTCGGCCTTCGTCGAGTACGCGCCGGACGCGCGGCTCGCCCTGCGCCTGCGCCTGGGCGCCCACCGCTTCTTCTTCCGTCCGGACGCCACCGTGAACTTCGGCGCCCTGGAGGCCGGGGCGCTCCTGCGCTACCGCCTGGCGCGCCGCCATGCCCTGAGCGTATCGGGCGAGTACGGCACGCGGCGCTACCCCGGCGCCGCGCGCCTGGCCCCGGACGTGCCCCCCCGGCCCATGCCGCGCCGGAGCGACGGCGCCCTGCTCGCCCAGGCGGGCTACACCTATAAAGGGCCCCTGGCGCTGACGCTCGCCTACACCTACCTGGAGACGCGCTCCAACAGCTTCGGCGAGTCCATGCAGCGCCACCGGCTGGGCGCCACCGTCGGCGTGCACCTGCCCTGGCGGATGATGCTCCTGGGCCAGGGCGCGCTCGGGCTCAACCTCTACCCGGACCGCATCTACCTCTCGCCGGAGATCATCCTGCTCGACGACGACGAGGCCCAGAACATGCTGTCCGTGCGGCTCGTGCGCCCGGTGAGCGAGCACCTGGACGTGGAGCTGTCCTACGCGGCCTATGGCACCCGGCTGCCACAGAACGGCCTGTCCTACTTCCGGCAGGTGGGCGGGCTGGGCCTCACCTGGCGGCCGTGAGCCGCCGGCGTGGGAGCCAGGGCGGGGGGTGCCCGGCCGGGCTCAGTCCAGTCCGGACAGCCGCTCGTCGATCTCCTCGGCGAGGCTCGCGTGGCTCTGGGCAAGCGCGGTGTCCCGGGCCCGGGTAAGCACCTCGCGGGCCTGGGCCGTCTGGCCGGCGCCCGCGTGGGCATCCCCGAGCGACACCAGGGCCGCCGCGTAGGCGGGCTCCAGGCGCACGGCGGACTCCAGGGCCCCCACCGCCTCGGCGTAGCGCCGGGCCTCCAGCAGGGCCTTGCCCAGGGAGAATTGGGCCATCGCGTTGTCGGGAAACTGCTCCGCCATCTTCCTGAACTGCTCCACCCGGGCGTCGCTCATGGCGAGGTGATAGAGGAGAGCCATGTCCCTTGCCAAGCAAGACGTGCGCTCCCTCGCCGAGGCCGCCCGGACGGCCTCGCGCGTGCTCGCCACCGCGTCCACCGCCCAGAAGGACGCGGCCCTCGGGGCCATGGCCCGCCACCTGCGCGCCCGGCTGCCCGCCATCCTCGAGGCCAATGCCCAGGACGTGGCGGTCGCGCGCGAGGCGGGCAAGCCCTCGGCCTTCCTGGACCGGCTGCTCCTGGACGCGGGGCGCGTGGAGGGCATGGCCCGCGCGGTGGAGGCCATCGTCGGCCTGCCGGACCCCGTGGGCGAGCAGACCGAGGCGTGGGAGCGGCCCAATGGCCTGCACGTGCGCAAGGTGCGGCTGCCGCTCGGCGTGGTGCTGATGATCTACGAGGCCCGGCCCAACGTGACGAGCGACGCGGCGGCGCTCTGCCTCAAGAGCGGCAACGCGGCGCTCTTGCGCGGCGGCAGCGAGGCGGCGCGCTCCAACGCGGCCATCGCCGGGGCGCTCGCCGCGGGGCTCACCGAGGCGGGCCTGCCCGCCGCGTGCATCCAGGCGGTGCCCCCCGGGGAGCGCGAGACGCTGCTGGAGCTCATCAAGCTGGAGGGCCTCATCGACCTGTGCATCCCGCGCGGGGGCGAGGGGCTCATCCGCTTCGTGGCGGAGAACGCCCGCGTCCCGGTGGTCAAGCACTACAAGGGCGTCTGCCACGTGTACGTGCACGCCGCGGCGGACCTGGACATGGCCGCGCGCATCACCCTCAACGCCA includes:
- a CDS encoding TetR family transcriptional regulator; protein product: MKRAWLPLLLCLALATPVWAASGLDAPRQEAQRARGRVRELRENQQRLRLELNTLAAHIERLKAEQKGRLVATPELQDALRRSQELSGQLTGLAQSLAGAESEAERGNLALYTVLSQELVRVRAAWEATRERHARAELVARMRELRAERDTLRASLPASQELSPPSLATSDDSEDLLEQVDALRDSEDKVRERLKLLRARLTEVREERELDRRMSDFLGEESMFDEQDRRLSLRLDSTGKMSVNATPRTGGNLLSTGGTADAVQSAPERDPTPATPTPPPTSEPGMDTPPNVGGAPRGGDAAGTSQPPVTATQAADSRPQVGTVRAQTLASDVPDDVRALERETARLEALARELDTRARSLERRARELR
- a CDS encoding cold-shock protein; translated protein: MASGTVKWFNDAKGFGFITQDSGGPDVFCHHTAIQSDGFRTLAEGQKVEFEVKKGPKGLQAENVRPV
- a CDS encoding tetratricopeptide repeat protein, whose protein sequence is MALLYHLAMSDARVEQFRKMAEQFPDNAMAQFSLGKALLEARRYAEAVGALESAVRLEPAYAAALVSLGDAHAGAGQTAQAREVLTRARDTALAQSHASLAEEIDERLSGLD
- a CDS encoding glutamate-5-semialdehyde dehydrogenase, with the translated sequence MSLAKQDVRSLAEAARTASRVLATASTAQKDAALGAMARHLRARLPAILEANAQDVAVAREAGKPSAFLDRLLLDAGRVEGMARAVEAIVGLPDPVGEQTEAWERPNGLHVRKVRLPLGVVLMIYEARPNVTSDAAALCLKSGNAALLRGGSEAARSNAAIAGALAAGLTEAGLPAACIQAVPPGERETLLELIKLEGLIDLCIPRGGEGLIRFVAENARVPVVKHYKGVCHVYVHAAADLDMAARITLNAKTSRPGVCNAAECLLVDAAVAGRFLPQVGRALVAQGVELRGDEATRRVLSDAGVAVKPAVPEDWGQEFLDLILAVKVVDGLDAALGHIARYGSEHTEAIVTQDASVAGRFTREVQASGVAWNASTRFNDGGELGLGAEIGISTSRLHAFGPMGLKELTSQKYVIHGQGQVR